CGACCGGGTGATCGGGTCCTGCGGCTGGGGCGGCTACGCCCAGGAGCTGGTGCTTGAGGAAGCCCGCTGCACGCCTTTCCCGGACGACATGGACTTCGTGTCCGCCTCTGCCTTCCTGATGACCTATGGCACCTCCCATCACGCGCTGAAGGACCGCGCGCAGCTCAAGCCGGGCGAGACCCTGCTGGTGCTGGGGGCTGCCGGCGGCGTCGGCCTGGCGGCTGTTGAGCTCGGCAAGGCCATGGGTGCCCGCGTCATTGCCGCAGCCTCCACCGAGGACAAGGTGCAGGTCGCCAAGGATCACGGGGCCGATGACGGTTTCGTCTATCCCTCCGGCGAGATGTCGCGGGATGAGCAGAAGGCCTTCTCCGACAAGATCAAGGAGCTGACCGGCGGCCAGGGTGCTGATGTGGTCTATGACCCGGTCGGCGGCAGCTATTCCGAGCCGGCGCTGCGCGCCACCAACTGGGAAGGCCGCTTCCTTGTGGTCGGCTTTGCGTCCGGTCCGATCCCGAAGATCCCGCTCAACCTGGCGCTGCTCAAGGGCTGCCAGATTGTCGGCGTGTTCTGGGGCGCGTTCACCGCGCGCGAGCCGGAGCGCAACAAGGACAATCTCAACGAGCTGATGACCTGGTTCCGCGACGGCAAGATCAAGCCGCATGTGTCCAAGACCTATGCGCTTGAGGATGCGGCCTCCGCCCTCAAGGACATGGCCGCGCGCAAGGTGAAGGGTAAGATTGTCCTCACCACTGAATAGGATGGATGACCGGTATGGTCGCGAGTGGCGGCGCGGAGCAATCCGCGCCGTCCTGCTTGCGGCCGTGCTGATCCTCGCCGTCTTCGGCTTCCTGGTCTATGTGCTGCTGGCCTCCGGCGAGGCGGAGTACTGGGCCGGGGAGATCGCCGAGTTCGAGCGGCTGGACGTGTCCAATCCGCCAGAGGCGGGGCAGATCGTCTTTGCCGGGGGCGGCACCATCCGCAAATGGGAGACGCTCGCCCGCGATCTCGCGCCGCTGCCGGTGCTCAATCGCGGCTTCGGCGGCGCCCATGTGTCCCATGTGGCCGCCTATGCCCCGCGCATCATCCTGCCCTATGGGCCGCGGGCGGTGGTCATCTCCGCCGGGGCGGATGATCTGGCCGATGTCGGCGGCAAGCCGGCGGATGAGGTCGAAGCGGATGTGGCGGCGCTCATAAGCATCCTGCGTCCGGCAGGCCTCGGCCCTGACGACGACCCGCAGGTCTATGTCCTGTCGATCCCGCCGCAGCCCATGCGCAAGGCGCGCTGGGCGGCATTTGCCCAGGCCAACACGCAATTGTCCGCCATGGCGGCGGCAACGCCGGGGGTGCATTTCATCGATATCTCGACCCCAATGCTGACGGCGGACGGCCGCATCGATGAAAGCCTGTTCCGCTGGGATGGGCTGACCTTCAACGACGCCGGCTACGACCTGATCGGCCAGCTGGTGCGGGCGCGGCTGGCGAGGGATCTTGAGACCTTTACCCGCGCGGAGCCGCCGCTTCCCGCCGGTCCGGCCCTGCCAGTGGCCCCCGCGCCCTGATTTCCGGCCGGATTGCGCTCAGCCTCTCATGACGGACGCAGGGCCAGCGGACGCCTGAGCAAATGCGCAGCCATGCTCCGCATAATCATGACTCCCAGTCATCTTGTAGCCTCGCCCCGCGGCGCATAGATTGGCGGGGCCTTTTGGCCTCCCCCTTTGGCGGTTCCATGGCCCTGTCGCCCGTGCCTTGCCTGCGGTGCGCTGGCCGCCGCCCTGCCTTTGCGTCCCCAAGGCAGCGTACCAGGAAAGACCCCGCCCATGACCGAGCAACCCCCCGCATCCGCCCTTGATGACCGGCGTGCGCGGTTCGCCGCGGCCTGGGAGGCGCTGCCCGCCAATACGCGCGGGGCGCTGTGGCTGCTCACCTCGGCGGCGCTGTTCACGGTCATGGCGGTGCTTACCAAGTTTCTCGGCACCCGGCTCGACACCATGCAGGTGGCGTTCTTCCGCCTGTTCTTCGCTACCCTCATCATCATGCCCTGGCTGATCCGGCATGGCGGCTTCAGGCCCGCGCATCCGCGCCTGATGACGCTGCGCGGGGTCATCGGCGGCGGGGCGATGCTGTGCATGGTCTATGCCTTCGTGCATCTGCCGCTGGCCGACGCGCAGGCGATCCAGTTCGCCCAAGGCCTGTTCCTGGTGCCGCTGGCCATCATCTTCCTGCGCGAAGTGCCCGGCCCGCGCCGCATCATTGCGGTCATCCTCGGGTTCATCGGTGTGCTGATCATGTTGCGCCCGTCCGGCGATTTCGAGCCTGCGGCCTTCGTGGCGCTGTTCGGTGCGCTGCTGGTGGCGGGGGCGGCCGTCATGGTCAAGCTCGTCGCCGACAAGGACGGGCCGCTGACCATGATGCTGTTTTCGGGCGTGTTCGGCTGCGGCATGGCGGTGATCCCCATGGCGCTCAACTGGATCGACCCCACGCCCTATGAATGGGTGATGCTGGCAGGCATCGGCCTTGTGGGTGCGGGCGCGCACAATTGCTTCCTGCGCGCCTACCGCGTCGGGGAGGCAACCGCCATCGCGCCGATCGATTACACCCGTCTGATCTTCGCGGGCACGGCGGGCTTCCTCTTCTTCGGTACGGTGCCGGACATCTACACCATCATCGGTGCTGTCATCATCGCGGGCACCAGCTTCTACATCGCCCGGCGCGAGGCTGCCGTGGCGCGCGCCAAGGCTGCTGCGGCCGCGCAGGCCGACGGCGCATGAGCAGCGCCGAGGAGACACCGGAGCTGCGGGCGCGGCTGGCGGCCTGGTGGCTGGCCCTGCCGCCCAATGTACGCGGCGCGCTGTGGCTGCTCCTGTCGGCCACCTGCTTCACCGCCATGGCGGTACTGGCAAAGTTTCTGGGCGACCGGCTGCACAGCCTGCAGCTGGCTTTCTTCCGTATGTTCATCGCGCTCCTGGTCATTGTGCCGTTCCTGGTGCGCGGCGGGGTCGCGTCCATCAAGACGCATTATCCGTTCCTGCAATTGCTGCGCGGCATTGTCGGCTCCACGGCCATGATGTGCGGCTTCTATGCGCTGGTTCATCTGCCGCTGGCAGACGCGTTGGCCTACAATTTCACCAAGGCGCTGTTCGTTGTGCCGCTGGCCTATTTCATCCTGTCCGAGCCGGCAGGGCCCCGGCGCATCGGCGCTGTGGTGATCGGCTTTTTCGGCGTGCTCGTCATGCTCCGGCCCACGGTCGAGATCGATCCCGCAGCCCTTGTCGCGCTGGGCGGCGCGCTCTGCGTGGCCATGGCGACCATCTTCGTCAAGCTGGTGGCGAAAGACGCACCGGTCACGCTGATGTTCTACACGGGCGTCGTCGGCACCGCTGTTGCGGGCATCCCCGCCTCCTTCGTGTGGGTGACACCCACATGGGAGGAGCTCGGTCTGCTGGTGCTGATGGGGACCTTTGCCGCGGGCGCACATAACTGCTTCATCCGCGGCTATCGCGAGGGGGACGCGTCCGCCATCGTGCCGTTTGATTATTCGCGGCTGGTCTTCGCGGCGATTGCGGGTTTCCTCATTTTCGGCGACGTGCCGGACTGGCTGACCATTGTCGGCGCCGCAATCATCGTCGCCACCACGCTCTACATCGCACGGCGTGAAGCCGTGGAAGCCCGCGCACGCCGGGCTGAGGCTGTGCCCGAAGACTGAGACACTTCTTTCCGGCGCTACCACGTATCGCCGTAAAATCACCTCTCCCCTGGAGGGAGAGGTCGGTGCGTCAGCACCGGGTGAGGGGGATGGGCCTCCCCGCGATGGCGCCGCCAGAAGTTAGACACCAATGCTGCCGCCCCCTCACCCTCCCACGCGCTGACGCGCGCGGGCCCCTCCCTCTCCCGCGAGGGGAGAGGGAAATTTAATCCGC
The sequence above is drawn from the Pyruvatibacter mobilis genome and encodes:
- a CDS encoding DMT family transporter, with the translated sequence MTEQPPASALDDRRARFAAAWEALPANTRGALWLLTSAALFTVMAVLTKFLGTRLDTMQVAFFRLFFATLIIMPWLIRHGGFRPAHPRLMTLRGVIGGGAMLCMVYAFVHLPLADAQAIQFAQGLFLVPLAIIFLREVPGPRRIIAVILGFIGVLIMLRPSGDFEPAAFVALFGALLVAGAAVMVKLVADKDGPLTMMLFSGVFGCGMAVIPMALNWIDPTPYEWVMLAGIGLVGAGAHNCFLRAYRVGEATAIAPIDYTRLIFAGTAGFLFFGTVPDIYTIIGAVIIAGTSFYIARREAAVARAKAAAAAQADGA
- a CDS encoding GDSL-type esterase/lipase family protein, whose product is MDDRYGREWRRGAIRAVLLAAVLILAVFGFLVYVLLASGEAEYWAGEIAEFERLDVSNPPEAGQIVFAGGGTIRKWETLARDLAPLPVLNRGFGGAHVSHVAAYAPRIILPYGPRAVVISAGADDLADVGGKPADEVEADVAALISILRPAGLGPDDDPQVYVLSIPPQPMRKARWAAFAQANTQLSAMAAATPGVHFIDISTPMLTADGRIDESLFRWDGLTFNDAGYDLIGQLVRARLARDLETFTRAEPPLPAGPALPVAPAP
- a CDS encoding DMT family transporter, with protein sequence MSSAEETPELRARLAAWWLALPPNVRGALWLLLSATCFTAMAVLAKFLGDRLHSLQLAFFRMFIALLVIVPFLVRGGVASIKTHYPFLQLLRGIVGSTAMMCGFYALVHLPLADALAYNFTKALFVVPLAYFILSEPAGPRRIGAVVIGFFGVLVMLRPTVEIDPAALVALGGALCVAMATIFVKLVAKDAPVTLMFYTGVVGTAVAGIPASFVWVTPTWEELGLLVLMGTFAAGAHNCFIRGYREGDASAIVPFDYSRLVFAAIAGFLIFGDVPDWLTIVGAAIIVATTLYIARREAVEARARRAEAVPED
- a CDS encoding NADPH:quinone oxidoreductase family protein, with the protein product MKAVLCKEYGPPDSLVIEDVASPEPGEGQVRIAVKAAAVNFPDVLIIENKYQFKPPLPFSPGGEVAGVVDKVGPGVKNLKEGDRVIGSCGWGGYAQELVLEEARCTPFPDDMDFVSASAFLMTYGTSHHALKDRAQLKPGETLLVLGAAGGVGLAAVELGKAMGARVIAAASTEDKVQVAKDHGADDGFVYPSGEMSRDEQKAFSDKIKELTGGQGADVVYDPVGGSYSEPALRATNWEGRFLVVGFASGPIPKIPLNLALLKGCQIVGVFWGAFTAREPERNKDNLNELMTWFRDGKIKPHVSKTYALEDAASALKDMAARKVKGKIVLTTE